In Oncorhynchus keta strain PuntledgeMale-10-30-2019 chromosome 19, Oket_V2, whole genome shotgun sequence, a single genomic region encodes these proteins:
- the LOC118398481 gene encoding uncharacterized protein C14orf132-like, with product MDLSFMAAQSVMAGAFMDSSPNDDYSTDHSLFNSSASVHAASMAAHDQPEREPMSRDAIWLWIAITATIGNIVVVGVVYAFTF from the coding sequence TCTGTCATGGCGGGGGCCTTCATGGACTCGTCACCCAACGATGACTACAGCACGGACCACTCCCTCTTCAACTCCTCAGCCAGCGTCCACGCGGCCTCCATGGCAGCCCATGACCAGCCGGAGAGGGAGCCCATGTCCCGCGACGCCATCTGGCTTTGGATTGCCATCACCGCCACCATTGGGAACATTGTGGTTGTGGGAGTGGTGTACGCCTTCACTTTCTGA